Proteins encoded together in one Onychomys torridus chromosome 1, mOncTor1.1, whole genome shotgun sequence window:
- the LOC118592789 gene encoding histo-blood group ABO system transferase-like codes for MWYYQSRLLVPSSGNIVMLTPWLAPIVWDGTFQIEILNQQFRLQNVSIGLVVFATGEYVGFLNVFLETAETYFMQGHRVKYYVFTDQPASVPVLKLNKGRQMVILEAQGSAHPLNTCIYRMQVISHFSQRRFAKEVDYLVCAHVNIIFCHSVGVEILSSLFGTLHQQFFGLPRELLAYERQPHSQAYISKDEGDFYYSRAFFGGKVLEVYRLTKFCYQAMMMDQDDHIQVLQHDESYLNKYLLYNKPTKVLSPEYMWDKELLNRQSFQEMLPNGEILVRISKYPWSNAVQDFLRDPRQGQ; via the coding sequence ATGTGGTATTATCAGTCGAGACTACTAGTGCCCAGTAGTGGAAACATAGTCATGCTGACTCCTTGGCTGGCCCCCATTGTGTGGGACGGGACTTTCCAAATTGAAATCCTGAACCAGCAATTCCGACTCCAGAATGTCTCCATTGGGTTAGTTGTGTTTGCCACTGGAGAATATGTAGGCTTCCTTAACGTGTTCCTGGAGACCGCTGAGACATACTTCATGCAGGGACACAGGGTGAAGTACTATGTTTTCACTGATCAGCCAGCTAGTGTGCCAGTCCTGAAGCTCAATAAGGGAAGGCAGATGGTAATTCTGGAAGCCCAGGGCTCTGCCCACCCCCTGAACACATGCATCTACAGAATGCAGGTGATCAGCCATTTTTCCCAGCGGCGCTTTGCGAAGGAGGTGGATTACCTGGTCTGTGCGCACGTGAACATAATTTTCTGCCACAGCGTGGGTGTGGAGATCCTGTCTTCCTTGTTTGGCACACTACATCAACAGTTCTTTGGATTACCAAGGGAATTGTTGGCCTATGAAAGGCAGCCTCACTCACAGGCCTACATTTCTAAGGACGAGGGAGACTTTTACTACTCCAGGGCTTTCTTTGGGGGGAAGGTACTAGAGGTTTACAGGCTCACCAAGTTTTGTTACCAGGCAATGATGATGGACCAAGACGATCACATCCAGGTCTTGCAGCATGATGAAAGCTACTTGAATAAGTATCTCCTTTACAACAAGCCGACCAAGGTCCTCTCTCCTGAGTACATGTGGGATAAGGAACTTCTGAATAGACAGAGTTTTCAAGAAATGTTGCCAAATGGGGAAATACTTGTAAGAATCAGCAAATATCCCTGGAGTAATGCTGTCCAAGACTTCCTGAGAGATCCCAGACAGGGTCAGTGA